In Paraflavitalea devenefica, the following are encoded in one genomic region:
- a CDS encoding VOC family protein yields MKKENNPEIKNGSLIISVMLAVSNVPAAVVWYQKALGANLLWSLGSVAGLEVAGATFFLGEPANNGWESPAQLGITTTRIEVFCDDPDTFIERAVQAGANGSRDPVRNHEAPWGTHRQGGFIDPFGHIWLVGDRSPLNRFP; encoded by the coding sequence GATCATCTCGGTTATGCTGGCAGTGAGCAATGTGCCTGCGGCAGTAGTTTGGTACCAAAAGGCGCTTGGTGCAAATCTGTTGTGGAGCTTAGGTTCAGTGGCAGGCCTGGAGGTGGCGGGTGCCACTTTTTTCCTGGGGGAACCCGCTAATAACGGCTGGGAGAGTCCTGCCCAATTGGGTATTACAACAACACGGATAGAGGTATTTTGCGATGACCCAGACACATTTATTGAACGTGCCGTGCAGGCAGGAGCCAATGGTAGCCGGGACCCTGTTAGAAATCATGAAGCTCCCTGGGGCACTCACAGGCAAGGAGGTTTTATTGATCCGTTTGGACATATATGGCTGGTTGGCGACAGGTCGCCTTTAAACAGGTTTCCGTAA
- a CDS encoding LytR/AlgR family response regulator transcription factor — protein MIRVMIIDDEPAIRKDTQSLLQQQPDFVVVAACGSVQEANIIIPATQPDLLLLDIQLLDGTGFDILQSLQSPCKVIFITAYHDYALKAIKYGALDYLLKPLDEEELKAALEKVRQSGISQPQPDQLAIARQSFQQGGLHNRIVLRSQQYLKVVPFEEIIYCHSDTGYTTFFLTGDRKIVVSKSIKEYEELLPAYFMRPHQSYLVNHHFIDTYHKDGYLVLRNNTEIPVSTRRKDFVIEYLTGVR, from the coding sequence ATGATCCGGGTAATGATCATTGATGATGAACCGGCTATCCGTAAAGATACCCAGTCCCTGCTGCAGCAACAGCCGGATTTTGTGGTAGTAGCCGCCTGCGGTAGTGTACAGGAAGCCAACATCATCATCCCGGCTACACAGCCCGACCTGCTCCTGCTCGATATACAATTACTCGACGGCACCGGCTTCGATATCCTCCAGTCCCTGCAATCGCCCTGCAAAGTTATCTTTATCACCGCTTATCATGATTATGCCCTCAAGGCTATTAAATACGGGGCGCTCGACTACCTTCTGAAGCCCCTCGATGAAGAAGAGCTCAAAGCAGCCCTTGAAAAAGTACGCCAATCCGGTATCAGCCAGCCGCAGCCCGACCAGCTTGCCATCGCACGACAGTCGTTCCAGCAGGGCGGACTACACAACCGCATCGTGCTGCGCTCCCAGCAATACCTGAAAGTAGTGCCCTTCGAAGAGATCATTTACTGCCACAGCGATACCGGCTATACCACGTTCTTTCTCACCGGCGACCGAAAGATCGTGGTATCCAAATCCATTAAGGAATACGAAGAGTTGCTGCCGGCCTATTTTATGCGTCCGCACCAGTCCTACCTCGTCAACCACCATTTTATTGATACCTATCATAAAGACGGATACCTCGTATTGAGGAACAATACCGAAATACCCGTATCCACCCGTCGCAAAGATTTTGTCATTGAATACCTCACCGGTGTTCGCTAA
- a CDS encoding histidine kinase has product MNIFRTIIASIGLCLLAAACRNASYPTPPASRQAAADSLVKFMYATINPHFVDENVSASRRILDSLAPVVKQYDHYSFTCAWLRFMGMQYLLEKKYDSSLINYRQALAIATEKDTTLKQVVAAKTQLSELFKERKQLDSALVYAREAYYLAKKVDTSGLPMILLKLTTVYFDIGDMAALRNYLFEGFRLSANKPKYRLAFANNIATYYDNLRETDSSLQFYKDFVENDSSLSNSWYDAIKYENFGIQLTRKDKLEEGLQYQLKALAINRKLDRLDGATLFNTAVTYSKLHRFDTAATYLDQALELATKEKDLETITSIWRRRSSNLSMQQRYREALDALDSSYTHYELEVDSSLATKARELETQYAVKAKDDEIHTLAFSNEANRKIGRQQQWIIIILASAFALLGILGFMFWRRRKLAEKLKQTSLEQRLLRSQMEPHFIFNTLSVLQSFIRNNEGEKAIRYLNQFARLLRVTLENSRESFVPLKEEVTALENYLSLQAMRFEGSFDYHVHVYDGYEEDELMIPPMLLQPFVENAILHGMKQLNRKGHIEVTISRELHVLRCVIDDNGAGIQASPVPPQKRSLSTMITQERLAILSRQTRQPASISIIDKSQEQSPGTRVVLHIPFRKTLPFSGSREKASEF; this is encoded by the coding sequence ATGAATATATTTCGCACCATCATTGCCTCCATTGGTCTATGCCTGTTGGCGGCCGCCTGCCGTAATGCCTCCTACCCAACACCGCCGGCATCCCGGCAGGCGGCAGCAGATTCATTGGTCAAGTTCATGTACGCCACCATCAACCCGCACTTCGTTGACGAAAATGTATCCGCCTCCCGCAGGATCCTCGACAGCCTGGCTCCTGTTGTAAAACAATATGATCATTACTCCTTTACCTGTGCCTGGCTGCGCTTTATGGGCATGCAATACCTGCTGGAGAAAAAATACGACAGCTCACTGATCAATTATCGGCAGGCGCTGGCCATAGCTACTGAGAAAGACACCACCCTTAAGCAAGTGGTGGCCGCCAAAACCCAGCTCTCTGAACTGTTTAAGGAAAGAAAACAGCTTGATTCAGCACTTGTTTATGCCAGGGAGGCGTATTACCTCGCCAAGAAGGTAGACACCAGCGGACTACCGATGATCCTCCTGAAATTAACTACTGTTTATTTTGATATCGGTGATATGGCGGCATTGCGCAATTATCTCTTTGAAGGTTTTAGATTAAGCGCCAATAAACCCAAATACCGCCTGGCCTTTGCCAACAATATTGCCACTTATTATGATAATCTCAGGGAAACAGACTCCTCCCTGCAGTTTTATAAAGATTTTGTAGAGAACGATTCCAGCTTATCCAACTCCTGGTACGACGCCATAAAATACGAGAACTTTGGTATCCAGCTTACGCGGAAAGACAAGCTGGAAGAAGGTTTGCAATACCAGCTCAAAGCTTTAGCGATCAACCGCAAATTGGACCGGCTGGATGGCGCCACCCTGTTTAATACCGCCGTAACTTATAGTAAGCTGCACCGGTTCGACACGGCAGCCACCTACCTCGATCAGGCCCTGGAACTTGCCACGAAAGAAAAAGACCTGGAGACGATTACCTCCATCTGGCGACGCAGGTCCAGCAACCTCAGCATGCAGCAACGCTACCGCGAAGCACTCGATGCACTCGATTCTTCCTATACCCATTATGAACTGGAAGTAGATTCTTCACTGGCCACCAAAGCCCGCGAACTGGAAACACAGTACGCCGTGAAAGCGAAAGATGATGAAATACACACACTGGCTTTCTCCAACGAGGCCAACCGGAAGATTGGCCGGCAACAGCAATGGATCATTATAATCCTCGCCAGTGCCTTTGCATTACTCGGCATTCTGGGCTTTATGTTCTGGCGCCGCCGGAAGCTCGCGGAGAAGTTAAAACAAACATCCCTCGAACAGCGGCTGTTGCGCAGCCAGATGGAACCGCATTTTATTTTCAATACTTTGTCCGTATTGCAAAGCTTTATACGGAACAACGAAGGCGAAAAAGCGATCCGTTACCTCAACCAGTTTGCCAGACTGCTGCGGGTTACACTCGAAAATTCACGGGAAAGCTTTGTCCCTCTGAAAGAGGAAGTAACTGCGCTGGAAAACTACCTGAGCCTGCAGGCGATGCGGTTTGAAGGAAGCTTTGATTACCACGTTCATGTATATGACGGGTACGAAGAAGATGAACTTATGATACCCCCCATGCTCCTGCAGCCCTTTGTTGAAAATGCCATCCTGCATGGTATGAAACAGCTTAACCGCAAAGGACATATAGAAGTGACCATCTCCAGGGAACTGCATGTGTTGCGTTGTGTGATTGATGATAACGGAGCAGGTATACAAGCATCCCCGGTTCCGCCACAGAAGCGCTCGCTATCTACCATGATCACGCAGGAAAGACTGGCCATCCTCAGCAGGCAAACCAGGCAACCCGCCAGCATCTCCATTATAGATAAAAGCCAGGAACAATCTCCCGGCACCCGCGTGGTGCTCCACATTCCCTTCCGGAAAACGTTACCATTCAGCGGATCGCGTGAAAAAGCCAGCGAATTTTAA
- a CDS encoding DUF1266 domain-containing protein yields the protein MNQNAIEQYLQSLKAMGLSDEAIAMYRQQMEQSMQLSSQWASQLNQFGQNIQQFNAMFTGDNSDDNAPADAQTLLLNPDSTLTPEEQWAIACGADLALLNGQYLNDLTTGFTKQECRELLSEWWDIDSKEEVLDMINWLFQEGHRIQYDIIWQAMNAVSIKESKAFLREHVVANQMEEEAAMQRLRNMRDAIELFQQHELIGKGTQPEMLIWDYARIINLSRGSFDAGYLSREEALDIILRCVEPIRKMYTSWKQLSVSYQFARCVWNGVDEDIFEDMMAGMEVLLTDPNSPWVKMPW from the coding sequence ATGAATCAAAACGCCATTGAGCAATATTTACAGTCGCTGAAAGCCATGGGGTTGAGCGACGAAGCGATCGCTATGTACCGCCAGCAGATGGAACAATCCATGCAGCTTTCCAGCCAGTGGGCCAGTCAACTGAACCAGTTTGGCCAAAACATCCAGCAGTTCAATGCGATGTTTACCGGCGATAACAGCGATGACAACGCTCCCGCCGATGCGCAGACCCTCCTGCTTAACCCCGACAGCACACTCACACCCGAAGAACAATGGGCCATCGCCTGTGGCGCTGATCTTGCCCTGTTGAACGGGCAATACCTCAATGATCTTACTACCGGCTTTACAAAACAGGAATGCCGGGAGCTGCTCTCCGAATGGTGGGATATTGACAGCAAAGAAGAAGTGCTCGATATGATCAACTGGTTGTTCCAGGAAGGCCACCGTATACAATATGATATCATCTGGCAGGCCATGAATGCGGTCTCTATCAAGGAAAGCAAGGCCTTTCTGCGGGAACATGTGGTGGCCAATCAAATGGAAGAAGAAGCTGCCATGCAACGTCTTCGCAATATGCGCGACGCCATCGAACTTTTCCAGCAACATGAATTGATCGGCAAAGGCACGCAGCCTGAAATGCTGATCTGGGATTATGCGCGCATCATCAATCTTTCCAGGGGCAGTTTTGATGCCGGCTATCTCTCCCGCGAAGAAGCCCTCGACATTATCCTGCGCTGCGTGGAACCCATCCGGAAAATGTATACTTCCTGGAAACAACTATCGGTTTCCTACCAGTTTGCCCGCTGTGTCTGGAACGGGGTTGATGAAGACATATTTGAAGACATGATGGCTGGTATGGAGGTATTGCTTACCGATCCCAATAGCCCCTGGGTGAAAATGCCGTGGTGA
- a CDS encoding LLM class flavin-dependent oxidoreductase: MELGICTFVDNLPDPVTGKMISAYQRMQDLLEEVELTEQVGLDVFAIGEHHRVEYLVSSPAVVLAAAAARTKRLKLSSAVTVLSSDDPVRVFQDFATLDLLSGGRAEIMAGRGSFIESFPLFGYDLRDYDELFTEKLDLLLKLNEKEKITWKGKHRPAINNLGVYPRPYRDKLSIWIAVGGTPESIMRAGNLGVPLALAIIGGEPHRFAPLIQLYRDTAQQAGHSPETLQVSINSHVFIADTSQQAADVFFPSYADIMSRIGRERGWGPMSRGQFEVMRGKRGSLLVGSPQEIIDKIMYQYELFHNTRFLAQMSVGSVPHKQMMRSIELFGTQVAPVIRKELAATPVK, from the coding sequence ATGGAATTAGGTATTTGCACATTCGTAGATAATCTCCCCGATCCGGTAACAGGCAAAATGATCAGTGCTTACCAGCGTATGCAAGACCTCCTGGAAGAAGTGGAGCTTACCGAACAGGTAGGGCTGGATGTATTTGCGATAGGAGAACATCATCGTGTAGAATACCTGGTTTCTTCTCCTGCTGTGGTATTGGCCGCCGCTGCTGCCAGAACAAAGCGCTTAAAGCTTTCCAGCGCCGTGACCGTTTTAAGTTCAGATGATCCTGTGCGTGTGTTCCAGGATTTTGCTACCCTTGACCTGCTGTCGGGCGGCAGGGCCGAGATAATGGCGGGCCGCGGCTCCTTTATAGAATCATTTCCGCTTTTTGGATATGATCTCAGGGATTATGATGAACTGTTTACCGAAAAGCTGGACCTGTTGCTTAAACTGAATGAAAAAGAGAAGATCACCTGGAAGGGGAAGCATCGGCCTGCTATCAATAATCTTGGTGTATATCCCCGTCCATACCGGGATAAACTGTCCATCTGGATAGCTGTAGGCGGTACGCCCGAATCCATTATGCGTGCAGGAAACCTTGGCGTACCACTGGCCCTGGCCATTATTGGTGGTGAACCGCATCGCTTTGCGCCACTGATACAGCTTTACAGGGATACTGCGCAACAGGCCGGGCACAGCCCGGAAACGTTGCAGGTAAGTATTAATTCGCATGTGTTTATTGCAGACACTTCACAGCAGGCTGCCGATGTATTCTTTCCTTCTTATGCGGATATTATGAGCCGGATAGGTCGGGAAAGAGGATGGGGCCCCATGTCACGCGGACAGTTTGAAGTCATGCGTGGTAAACGTGGTTCTTTGCTGGTAGGCAGTCCACAGGAGATCATTGATAAGATCATGTATCAGTATGAACTCTTCCACAATACCCGTTTTCTGGCACAGATGAGTGTGGGTTCAGTACCGCACAAACAAATGATGCGTTCCATTGAGCTGTTTGGTACACAGGTCGCGCCGGTCATCAGAAAAGAGTTGGCTGCGACCCCCGTCAAATAG
- a CDS encoding ABC transporter permease: MDRERFIYKKKLNLRWLLLMAWRDSRRNRSRLLLFISSIILGIAALVATFSLGDNVRKDIDKQAQTLVGADLVIESNKPINKNIRPLLDSLGDQRSEERTFASMIYFTKSQGTRLVQVRALQGDFPYYGALETTPVAAGKRFRAQQQALVDKTLMLQFNAKVGDSILIGDVSFAIAGTLNKAPGRTGLSTTVAPPVYIPLKYLDQTGLIQRGSRVGVNFYYKYNHPSQVPTTVESIEGRLEKAGLDYDTVEERKRNTGRSFEDVNEFLTLISFIALLLGCIGVASAIHIYIREKISSIAILRCLGVNSGQAFLIYLIQIVGIGIIGSILGAIVGTLIQQVLPTVLEDFLPIEITAGISWPSIGKGIALGAIIAALFGLLPLLSVRNVSPLYTLRLSFEPTRSFRDPLKWLVYILILSFIVVFTWWQVHSWMQAIVFTISILTAFLVLAGIARLLMWLVRRFFPASWSYLWRQGFANLYRPNNQTIILITTIGLGALFISTLYFIQSMLINRVSLTGSGSQPNMVLFDIQSSQKDSVAALAKQYQLPVLQQVPIVTMRIEAINGKTAADVRKDTASKISERAFEWEFRVTYRDSLTDSEKLTAGKLSGPVKFPGEVVPISMEEQYAQRINVKMGDSILFNVQGTLVPTVIGSMRKVDWQRVQTNFRVVFPPGVLEPAPQFHVLITRVPSPEVSARFQQAVVRHYPNISIIDLHLILKVLDDVLSQIGFVIRFMAGFSIITGLIVLIASVLISKYQRMQESVLLRTLGASRRQILAITALEYFFLGALAAATGILLSLAGSWALARYSFKTPFSPDWWPVIILFVAISLLTILIGIFNSRSVVNRPPLEVLRREV; encoded by the coding sequence ATGGATAGAGAAAGATTTATCTATAAAAAGAAGCTCAATCTGAGGTGGCTCCTCCTGATGGCCTGGCGGGATAGCCGCCGCAACCGTTCCCGCCTGCTGCTCTTCATCTCCTCTATCATATTGGGTATTGCTGCCCTCGTTGCTACCTTTTCCCTGGGCGATAATGTGCGTAAAGACATTGACAAACAGGCGCAGACCCTTGTTGGCGCCGATCTTGTAATAGAAAGCAACAAGCCCATCAATAAGAACATCCGTCCCTTACTGGATTCATTGGGCGACCAACGGTCTGAAGAGCGCACATTCGCTTCGATGATCTATTTCACCAAAAGCCAGGGAACCCGCCTCGTACAGGTCCGCGCACTGCAGGGAGATTTCCCGTATTATGGAGCCCTGGAAACCACGCCTGTTGCAGCCGGCAAAAGATTCCGGGCACAACAGCAGGCGCTGGTAGATAAAACCCTTATGTTGCAGTTCAATGCAAAGGTGGGCGACTCCATACTGATTGGTGATGTGTCATTTGCCATTGCAGGAACACTCAATAAAGCACCGGGCCGCACAGGCCTCTCCACCACTGTAGCGCCGCCCGTCTATATTCCCCTGAAATACCTGGATCAAACGGGGCTCATACAAAGAGGCAGCCGTGTAGGTGTTAACTTCTATTATAAATACAACCATCCATCACAGGTACCCACAACAGTAGAATCTATAGAAGGCCGTCTTGAAAAGGCAGGGCTCGATTACGATACGGTGGAAGAGCGCAAAAGAAATACCGGCCGCTCTTTTGAAGACGTGAATGAGTTTCTTACCCTCATCAGTTTTATTGCCCTGTTACTGGGTTGCATTGGTGTAGCCAGCGCCATTCATATTTATATACGGGAAAAGATCAGCTCTATTGCCATCCTCCGCTGTTTGGGTGTAAACTCTGGCCAGGCATTTCTTATTTACCTTATTCAGATTGTGGGTATTGGTATCATCGGATCTATACTGGGCGCCATCGTTGGTACGCTCATTCAGCAGGTATTGCCCACGGTACTGGAAGACTTCCTACCCATTGAAATAACGGCCGGCATCTCCTGGCCATCCATCGGAAAGGGCATTGCCCTCGGCGCCATTATAGCAGCGCTCTTTGGACTGCTGCCATTGCTTTCGGTCCGTAATGTATCGCCCTTGTATACGCTCCGGTTATCCTTTGAGCCTACACGTTCTTTCCGCGATCCGCTCAAATGGCTGGTGTATATCCTCATTCTTTCTTTCATTGTAGTGTTTACCTGGTGGCAGGTACATAGCTGGATGCAGGCCATCGTGTTTACCATCAGCATACTCACGGCCTTCCTGGTGCTGGCAGGGATTGCGCGACTCCTTATGTGGCTCGTTCGTCGCTTCTTCCCTGCTTCCTGGAGCTACCTGTGGCGACAAGGCTTTGCCAACCTCTATCGTCCCAATAATCAAACGATCATTCTCATCACTACCATCGGGTTAGGAGCACTCTTCATCAGCACGCTGTATTTTATTCAAAGCATGCTCATCAATCGCGTCAGCCTCACTGGTAGCGGCAGTCAGCCCAATATGGTACTGTTCGATATCCAAAGTAGCCAGAAAGATTCGGTAGCTGCTTTGGCGAAACAATATCAGTTGCCTGTTCTGCAACAGGTGCCTATCGTTACCATGCGTATTGAAGCCATTAATGGAAAGACCGCTGCAGACGTTAGAAAAGATACCGCTTCCAAAATATCAGAACGTGCTTTTGAATGGGAGTTCCGTGTTACCTACCGGGATTCGCTTACCGACTCTGAAAAGCTGACGGCCGGCAAGCTTTCGGGTCCTGTTAAGTTTCCCGGCGAGGTAGTGCCGATCTCCATGGAAGAGCAATATGCGCAACGCATCAATGTAAAGATGGGAGACAGCATACTCTTCAATGTACAAGGCACGCTGGTGCCAACAGTGATCGGCAGTATGCGGAAGGTAGACTGGCAACGGGTGCAAACCAATTTCCGGGTAGTGTTTCCGCCGGGTGTGCTGGAACCTGCTCCGCAATTCCATGTGCTCATTACACGGGTACCTTCACCGGAAGTATCAGCCCGTTTTCAGCAGGCCGTTGTGCGCCATTATCCCAATATTTCCATCATTGACCTGCACCTGATATTAAAAGTGCTGGATGATGTGCTCAGCCAGATCGGTTTTGTGATTCGTTTTATGGCCGGCTTTAGCATTATCACGGGATTAATTGTGCTCATTGCTTCCGTACTCATCAGCAAATACCAGCGTATGCAGGAAAGTGTGCTGTTGCGCACACTGGGCGCCAGCCGTAGGCAGATACTGGCCATCACTGCCCTGGAATATTTCTTCCTGGGAGCACTGGCAGCTGCTACCGGCATCCTTTTATCACTGGCGGGTAGCTGGGCGCTGGCGCGCTATAGCTTTAAAACACCTTTCTCACCCGATTGGTGGCCGGTTATTATCCTGTTTGTGGCCATTTCGCTGCTTACCATTCTCATAGGGATCTTTAACAGCCGCAGTGTGGTGAACAGGCCGCCGTTGGAAGTGCTGCGAAGGGAAGTGTAA
- a CDS encoding ABC transporter ATP-binding protein, protein METILNIRNLSKTYQGGGHTLQVLNDINFSVEAGSTLSIVGPSGSGKTTLLGLCAGLDRASNGAVELNNIRLNELSEDERAQVRNRYVGFIFQNFQLLPTLTALENVMVPLELRGEKNIRPRAVELLDKVGLADRIHHYPTQLSGGEQQRVSLARAFSNNPRILFADEPTGNLDAETSDKVIKLLFDLNQEAGTTLIIVTHNLELAAQTKRIIRIKGGHLVGDERN, encoded by the coding sequence ATGGAGACTATTCTGAATATCCGGAATTTAAGCAAAACTTACCAGGGTGGCGGCCATACCCTGCAGGTATTGAATGATATTAACTTTTCTGTGGAAGCAGGGTCTACTCTATCCATTGTGGGGCCTTCCGGCAGTGGAAAAACCACCCTGCTTGGCCTATGCGCTGGCCTCGACCGTGCCAGTAACGGGGCTGTGGAACTCAATAATATCCGGCTCAATGAGCTAAGTGAGGACGAACGTGCACAGGTGCGCAACCGCTATGTAGGGTTCATTTTCCAGAATTTCCAGCTATTGCCCACCCTGACCGCCCTCGAAAATGTGATGGTGCCACTGGAATTGCGGGGCGAAAAGAATATACGCCCACGCGCTGTTGAGCTGCTGGACAAAGTAGGTCTGGCCGATCGCATACACCATTACCCTACGCAGCTTTCAGGTGGCGAACAGCAGCGTGTGTCGCTGGCCCGCGCCTTCTCCAACAATCCCCGCATATTGTTTGCCGATGAACCTACCGGTAACCTCGATGCGGAGACGAGTGATAAAGTCATCAAGCTGCTCTTTGACCTTAACCAGGAAGCGGGTACTACCCTCATTATTGTTACCCACAACCTGGAACTGGCCGCCCAAACAAAACGGATCATCAGGATTAAAGGTGGCCACCTTGTGGGCGATGAACGGAATTAA
- a CDS encoding arylesterase, producing the protein MLKILLISGFTGMLAFAGCKDKPAAKDTTGPASSKTTEATAPAAPDSAKHIVFFGNSLTAGYGLDPSEAFPAVIQEKIDSLKLPYKVVNAGLSGETTAGGKGRIDWLLQQPLDVFVLELGGNDGLRGIPVSETGKNLQDIIDRVKAKYPQAKILLAGMQVPPNMGSKYAGEFRAVFRSLADKNKLPLVPFLLEGVGGIPELNQPDGIHPTARGHKIVAENVWEMLKVML; encoded by the coding sequence ATGTTGAAAATATTGCTGATAAGCGGTTTTACGGGTATGCTGGCATTCGCGGGCTGTAAGGACAAACCGGCCGCAAAGGATACTACCGGCCCTGCTTCCTCAAAAACAACGGAAGCTACTGCCCCAGCGGCTCCCGACTCAGCCAAACACATTGTGTTTTTTGGGAATAGCCTTACAGCAGGTTATGGCCTGGACCCTTCGGAAGCATTTCCCGCTGTGATACAGGAAAAGATAGATTCGTTGAAACTGCCTTATAAGGTAGTCAATGCCGGGCTGAGTGGTGAAACTACAGCGGGCGGCAAAGGCCGGATTGACTGGCTGTTGCAGCAGCCGCTGGATGTGTTTGTACTGGAACTGGGCGGTAATGATGGATTGCGTGGTATACCTGTAAGTGAGACCGGCAAGAATTTACAAGACATTATTGACCGGGTAAAAGCAAAATACCCCCAGGCCAAAATACTACTGGCAGGCATGCAGGTACCACCCAATATGGGCAGCAAGTATGCCGGCGAGTTCAGGGCAGTGTTCCGTTCGCTGGCCGACAAGAATAAGCTCCCACTAGTACCCTTTCTACTGGAAGGGGTGGGTGGCATTCCGGAGCTGAACCAGCCGGATGGTATTCATCCTACCGCACGGGGGCATAAGATCGTGGCAGAGAATGTGTGGGAAATGCTGAAGGTGATGCTATGA
- a CDS encoding DUF3375 domain-containing protein, which yields MTHPFFTYQKFIKDTVTLKLLRTGNASLILSFLHTAFKDADKIYISNADLIQHLANYLQEIDYTDADQETAVRELGYSYEDKARSYINRWTDEAYLHNFIDDGSKQVMYQLSRHTVKAFQIYDLLQEREFVGTESKFEDLFRKLQELVTNSNSNPDERILQLEKEKKELQQQINEIRRSNTAATFEGYQVKSRWEEIVRLSNELTGDFKEVEDNFKNIYRQISLEHADAKLTKGQLLKLTFDALDELRNNDQGKSFYAFWMFLMNDEKQEELNQLTDAVYRVLETHQVTTEHQSLRKLKTRLHYAARKVLDTNELLGYKLSRIVAEKEQADRRALKETLQQIFQMAIQRIEKPVPERAFYITVDDRPEIKMPLERKPGEKPVESKFDAAPKVATLQLDAATALNGLYGDEMIDKGLLLQNIQALLKKQSQVTLKQVVETYPLKKGLAELLAYITLIQQYDKHAVSDEATEDILFDAAQKKHLRLPQIIFNK from the coding sequence ATGACGCATCCGTTTTTTACCTATCAGAAATTCATTAAGGATACTGTGACGCTGAAGTTGTTGCGAACCGGTAACGCGTCGTTGATCCTCAGCTTTTTACATACTGCTTTCAAAGATGCTGATAAGATCTATATCAGCAATGCCGACCTGATCCAGCACCTGGCCAATTACCTGCAAGAGATTGATTATACAGATGCTGACCAGGAAACAGCGGTGCGCGAGCTGGGCTATTCGTATGAAGACAAAGCCCGCAGTTATATTAACCGCTGGACAGATGAGGCCTACCTGCACAATTTTATAGATGATGGCAGCAAGCAGGTGATGTATCAACTGAGCCGGCATACGGTAAAGGCTTTCCAGATATATGATCTTTTACAGGAAAGAGAATTTGTAGGAACGGAAAGCAAGTTTGAGGACCTGTTCCGCAAGTTGCAGGAACTGGTAACGAACAGCAACAGCAATCCTGATGAGCGCATTCTACAGTTAGAAAAAGAGAAGAAGGAGCTGCAGCAACAGATCAATGAAATACGCCGCAGCAATACTGCCGCCACTTTTGAAGGCTACCAGGTAAAGAGCCGCTGGGAAGAGATTGTGCGATTGAGCAATGAGTTGACTGGTGACTTCAAGGAAGTAGAGGATAATTTCAAGAATATTTACCGGCAGATCAGCCTGGAACATGCAGACGCAAAGCTGACCAAGGGCCAGTTACTGAAGCTGACTTTTGATGCATTGGATGAATTAAGGAATAATGATCAAGGCAAGAGCTTTTATGCCTTCTGGATGTTTTTGATGAATGATGAGAAGCAGGAAGAACTGAACCAGTTGACCGATGCCGTGTACCGGGTGCTGGAAACACACCAGGTGACAACAGAACATCAAAGTCTGCGCAAGCTGAAAACGCGGCTGCACTATGCCGCCAGGAAGGTGCTGGATACGAATGAGCTGCTGGGCTATAAACTGAGCAGGATCGTAGCAGAAAAAGAACAGGCAGATAGAAGAGCTTTAAAGGAAACCCTGCAACAGATCTTCCAGATGGCCATCCAGCGCATTGAAAAGCCGGTACCAGAAAGGGCCTTTTATATTACCGTAGATGACCGTCCGGAAATTAAGATGCCGCTGGAAAGAAAGCCTGGCGAGAAACCGGTAGAAAGCAAGTTTGATGCAGCACCCAAAGTAGCCACCCTGCAACTGGATGCAGCAACAGCATTGAATGGATTGTATGGTGATGAGATGATTGACAAAGGTTTGTTGCTGCAAAACATACAGGCACTGTTGAAAAAACAGTCGCAGGTGACTTTGAAGCAGGTAGTGGAAACCTATCCGTTGAAAAAAGGGCTGGCCGAGTTGCTGGCTTATATTACGCTGATACAACAGTATGACAAGCATGCCGTGAGCGATGAGGCAACAGAAGACATCCTGTTCGATGCAGCGCAGAAGAAACATTTACGCTTACCTCAAATTATATTCAATAAATGA